In Zingiber officinale cultivar Zhangliang chromosome 1A, Zo_v1.1, whole genome shotgun sequence, a genomic segment contains:
- the LOC122038530 gene encoding probable receptor-like protein kinase At5g24010, which yields MFCSVSSLRPFLSPIPFHSIPWILDFLPAMAARRCASDLAANIVFFLLFSFVPTQSAAIFSPLDDHLIACGATSAAALPDGRSFLTDSSLPTTILRSHGRRISVSNPSSDADPLHRTARVFTCPSSYEFDIKSKGVHLIRLHFYPFQTPEFNLSSARFHVLSSGITLLSDFFAPRPLLKEYFINLKEEKLVISFYPADRSSFSFVNAIEVVSAPNDLILYPARLVKADEVAKFDGLSEQAFETLYRVNVGGPKVTPFNDSLWRTWIPDGVFLKPSSASEIVSYSGRIKYQEYGASREVAPDHVYNTARVMNGAVLSGSNYSMTWEFPVTSGYKYLIRMHFCDIASLALNQLYFNVYINGYMAYEDFDLSDSTGFLASPHYVDFVLDVDITELLSISIRPSNQSSPLWIRGLLNGLEIMKMNNTMGNLDDASPVILFSANPLKRGLGAFVRSLTCGFAFVSLSAIAFMLFLRWRSEQRSHAAWSPLPVDVSDSTLKPGKLLNF from the coding sequence ATGTTCTGCTCCGTCTCCAGCCTTCGCCCATTTCTCTCCCCAATTCCATTCCATTCCATTCCGTGGATCCTCGATTTCCTTCCTGCCATGGCAGCGCGTCGTTGCGCTAGCGATCTCGCCGCCAACAtcgtttttttccttcttttctctttcgTCCCCACCCAATCTGCTGCCATTTTCTCTCCGCTGGATGACCACCTGATCGCCTGCGGCGCCACCTCCGCCGCCGCCCTCCCCGACGGCCGCTCATTCCTCACCGACTCCAGCCTCCCCACCACCATCCTTCGCTCCCACGGACGCCGGATCTCCGTCTCCAACCCATCCTCTGATGCCGACCCTCTCCACCGTACAGCTAGGGTCTTCACTTGTCCGTCCTCTTACGAGTTCGATATCAAGAGCAAGGGGGTCCATCTGATCCGCCTCCACTTCTACCCCTTTCAGACCCCGGAGTTCAACCTCTCTTCAGCACGATTCCACGTTTTATCCTCGGGGATCACCCTCTTGTCCGATTTCTTCGCGCCGAGGCCTTTGTTGAAGGAGTACTTTATCAACTTGAAGGAAGAAAAGCTTGTTATCTCATTTTATCCTGCCGACAGGTCCTCCTTTTCCTTTGTAAATGCCATCGAGGTCGTCTCCGCTCCCAACGATCTCATATTGTACCCAGCGAGGTTAGTAAAAGCCGACGAAGTTGCAAAATTTGATGGGCTGTCGGAACAGGCGTTTGAAACTCTGTATAGGGTTAATGTTGGGGGTCCGAAGGTGACGCCTTTTAATGATTCCCTATGGAGAACGTGGATTCCTGATGGTGTTTTCCTAAAACCTAGCTCTGCTTCAGAAATTGTCTCGTACAGCGGAAGAATTAAGTACCAGGAATATGGTGCGAGCCGTGAAGTGGCCCCTGACCATGTGTATAATACGGCAAGAGTGATGAATGGTGCCGTTCTTTCTGGTTCCAATTATAGCATGACATGGGAATTCCCCGTGACTTCTGGTTACAAATATCTCATCCGAATGCATTTCTGTGATATTGCTAGCTTGGCACTTAATCAGCTCTATTTCAATGTCTACATCAATGGGTACATGGCATATGAAGATTTTGATCTCTCAGATTCGACTGGGTTTCTGGCTTCACCACATTATGTAGATTTTGTTTTGGATGTTGATATAACAGAACTTTTGAGCATTAGCATTCGACCATCGAATCAAAGTAGTCCTTTGTGGATTAGAGGATTATTGAATGGACTGGAGATAATGAAGATGAACAACACAATGGGCAATCTTGATGATGCGTCTCCAGTTATCTTGTTTTCTGCTAATCCACTAAAGAGAGGGTTGGGAGCTTTTGTTCGTTCCCTGACTTGTGGCTTTGCTTTTGTTAGCTTGTCTGCGATTGCCTTCATGTTGTTCTTGAGATGGCGATCTGAACAAAGGAGTCATGCTGCTTGGTCACCTCTACCCGTGGATGTTTCAGATAGTACACTGAAACCAGGTAAGCTGTTAAACTTCTGA